The window CCTCGGTGCGCACGGCGCCGCGGTGGTCGTCAACTACCGCTCCTCCCGGGCGGAGGCCGAGTCGGTCGTCGACGCCATCGAGTCAGCGGGCGGGACGGCGATGGCCGCCCAGGCGGACATCTCCGTCAAGGCGGATGTCGAGGCGATGCGGGACCGGATCCACGAGGCCTTCGGCGAGGTGGACGTGCTCGTCAACAACGCGGGCGTCACCGTCGACAAGCCCTTCGAGGAGATGACCCGCGAGGACTGGGACGCGGTGATCGACGTCAACCTCGGCGGCGTGTTCAACGTCACCAAGACCTTCTACGACGACGTCTGCGAGGCCGATCACGGCCGCCTGATCAACATCTCCTCGGTGGTCGGCCAGCAGGGCAACTACGGCCAGGCCAACTACGCGACGACGAAGGCCGGGCTGTTCGGCTTCACGCGGACGCTGGCCCTTGAGATGGCCAGCACCGGGTCGACGGCGAACTGCATCGCCCCGGGGTTCGTCGAGACGGACATGCTCGAGGAGGTCCCCAAGCGGGTTCAGGAGAAGATCCTCCGGCAGGTTCCCCTCGACCGGTTCGCCAGAGTCGAGGACGTCGCGCCCATCGTCCGATTCGTGGCGAGCGAGGAATCAAGTTACATGACCGGGCAGGTACTCGGCGTGAACGGCGGCATGGAGTGGTAAGATGAGCAAGCAGGACGAACCGAATCAGTCGGCAGGTGCACAGGAGGACGGCGAGACCGATCCCGTCGAGGAGCTACGCGAGCGACGCCGCGAGGCGGAGCTGGGCGGCGGCGAGGCCCGCATCGAGCGCCAGCACGAGAAGGGCAAGATGACCGCCCGCGAGCGCATCGACTACTTCCTCGACGACGGGTCGTTCACCGAGGTCGACACCTTCGTCGAGCACCGCTCGACGAACTTCGGGATGGACGAGAAGGAGTTCCCCGGCGACGCCGTCGTCACCGGCTACGGCGAGGTCGACGGCCGGAAGGTGTTCGTCTTCGCCCACGACTTCACCGTGCTGGGCGGATCGGTCGGCGAGGTCGTCGCCGACAAGATCTGCAAGGTGATGGACCGGGCCATCGAGAACGGTGTGCCCGTGATCGGCCTCAACGACTCGGGCGGGGCCCGCATCCAGGAGGGCGTCGACTCGCTGGTGGGCTTCGCGAAGATCTTCGAGCGCAACACGACGGCCTCGGGGCTCATCCCCCAGATCTCCGCGATCATGGGCCCCTGCGCCGGCGGCGCGACCTACTCGCCCGCGCTGACGGACTTCACCTTCATGGTGAACGACACCAGCCACATGTTCATCACCGGGCCGGACGTCATCCAGACGGTCACCGGGGAACAGGTCTCGAAGGAGGAACTCGGCGGCGCCCAGTCCCACTCCTCGAAGTCCGGCGTCGCGCACTTCGCCTACGACAGCGAGGAGGAGGCGCTGGACAACATCCGACGACTGCTGTCGTACCTCCCGCAGAACAACATGGAGGACCCGCCGGCGGTCCGCTCGTGGGACGACCCCGACCGGGCGGTGCCGGAGGTCGCCGACATCGTGCCGTCGGCCCCGCGCAAGCCCTACGACATGACGCGGGTGATCGACGAGATCGTCGACGAGGAGTCGTTCTTCGAGGTCCACGAGAACTGGGCGCGCAACGTCGTCGTCGGCTTCGCCCGCATGGACGGCCGCTCGGTCGGCATCGTCGCCAACCAGCCCCGCGTCAGCGCCGGGACGCTGGACATCGAGGCCTCCGAGAAGGCCGCCCGCTTCGTGCGCTTCTGCGACTCGTTCAACATCCCGATCTGTACGTTCGTGGACGTCCCCGGGTTCATGCCCGGGACCGACCAGGAGCACAACGGTATCATCCGCCGGGGCGCGAAGCTGATCTACGCCTACGCCGAGGCCACGGTGCCGCTGCTGTCCGTGGTCGTCCGCAAGGCCTACGGCGGCGCCTACATCGTCATGTCCTCGAAGTTCCTCGGCTCGGACGTCAACTACGCCTGGCCGGGCTCGGAGATGGCCGTCCTCGGTCCGCGCGGCGCCGTCAACATCCTCTACCGCGACGAACTCAGCGAGGCCGAGGACACCGAGGCGAAGCGCCAGGAGCTGATGGACGAGTTCCGCGAGGAGTTCGCCCACCCCTACGGGCCGGCCAAGCGGGGCTACCTCGACGACGTCATCGAGCCGAAGGAGACCCGCAGGCGGCTCATCGACGACCTGGACCTGCTGGAGCGCAAGCGGGAGGACAGCCCGCCGAAGGACCACGGCAACATCCCGCTGTGACCATGGCGGTGGATCTCGCCGACGAGGAGGGAGCGGCGGACGACGGGGCTGACGCGGCGGCGGGAGCGGACGAGGAGACGTCGACGGTCACGCTCGACGGCGAGTCGCTCGCCGTCGACGTCCCCGACGACGCGACGGCGGCGGAGGCGGCCGCCATCACCGCCGCGATCGGCGCGCACCTGAACGATCGGCGACGCGCCGCGGCCGCGGCGGCCGCCCGCGACGACGGCCCTGAGCGGGTCGACCGGTGGAAACTGGTCGGTCGCCTGCGCGGCGTCGGCAAGCGACGCGCCCCCCGCGACGTGCGCCGCGGCGAGGAGTGGCGGGCGGCGTCGCGGTCGTTCTGACGGCGGCTCCCGATCGTTTCGACGCCGTTCTCAGTGGAACTCTTACAGCACCTGGAGGTCGCGGGTCGCCTTCGCGGACTCGCGCGTCGGGTGTCTCCCCGCGGTGGTCGCAGGTGAACTCCGCCGGCGGTGCCGGCGTGACGGCGACGGTCTCCGCCCGCCGCTCGCCGCAACCGGGACGGTGCAGTTGCAGCCACGACTCCCGCGTCGTCGACGGTCGGATCGGGGGACGCACCCCTTCAGTAATTCTCACTGACAGGTAGGGGCAATAACACGTCGAACCGCAAGGAACACAACACACCGCTGCGAGGGCCCGGACATGGGAGTAGCCGTCATCGGTTCGTCGATGACCCAGTTCGGCCAGCGCGACGCCTGGATCCGCGAGCTGCTCGCGGAGGCGGGCGAGGCGTGCCTGGCCGACGCCGGCGTACCGACAGACGAAGTCGATCACCTCTACGTCTCGAACATGGCCAGCGGCGAGTTCGAGGGTCAGGGCGGCGTCATGAACGCCCTCGCCCACGACCTCGGGCTTCTGCCGGCCTACAGCGAGCGCGTCGACCAGACCTCCTCGTCTGGCGGGGCCGGCATCTACGAGGCCTGGCAGTCGGTCGCCTCCGGCGCCAGCGACGTGACGCTGCTGGTCGGCGGTGAGAAGATGACCCACAAGACGACGCCCGAGGCGACGGACATCATCGCCTCGATCACCCATCCCGCCGAGTACAAGCACGGCGTCACCCTGCCCTCCTTCGCGGGGCTGACGGCGCGCCACTACCTCGAGCGGTTCGACGCGCCCCGGGAGTCGCTCGCGCAGGTGGCCGTCAAGAACCACCGGAACGGCGTGGACAACCCCCACGCCCAGTTCCAGAAGGAGGTGGACATGGAGACGGTTCTGGAGTCGCCCATCGTCGCCGACCCGCTGCGGCTGTACGACTTCTGTCCCATCACGGACGGCAGCGCGGCGCTCATGTTCTGCGACGAGGACCTCGCCGCCGAGTACGCCGACGACTACGCCGTCGTCTCCGGCGTCGGCGGCGCGACCGACACCCACGTGGTCCACGAGCGCGACGACCCGACAGTCATGGGCGGCGTCGTCGAGTCGGGCCGGCAGGCCTACGAGATGGCCGGCGTCGGTCCCGACGACGTCGACGTCGCGGAGCTGCACGACATGTTCACCATCCTCGAGTTCCTCCAGATGGAGGGCCTGGACTTCGCCGAGCAG of the Halomicrobium salinisoli genome contains:
- a CDS encoding acyl-CoA carboxylase subunit beta; translation: MSKQDEPNQSAGAQEDGETDPVEELRERRREAELGGGEARIERQHEKGKMTARERIDYFLDDGSFTEVDTFVEHRSTNFGMDEKEFPGDAVVTGYGEVDGRKVFVFAHDFTVLGGSVGEVVADKICKVMDRAIENGVPVIGLNDSGGARIQEGVDSLVGFAKIFERNTTASGLIPQISAIMGPCAGGATYSPALTDFTFMVNDTSHMFITGPDVIQTVTGEQVSKEELGGAQSHSSKSGVAHFAYDSEEEALDNIRRLLSYLPQNNMEDPPAVRSWDDPDRAVPEVADIVPSAPRKPYDMTRVIDEIVDEESFFEVHENWARNVVVGFARMDGRSVGIVANQPRVSAGTLDIEASEKAARFVRFCDSFNIPICTFVDVPGFMPGTDQEHNGIIRRGAKLIYAYAEATVPLLSVVVRKAYGGAYIVMSSKFLGSDVNYAWPGSEMAVLGPRGAVNILYRDELSEAEDTEAKRQELMDEFREEFAHPYGPAKRGYLDDVIEPKETRRRLIDDLDLLERKREDSPPKDHGNIPL
- a CDS encoding thiolase C-terminal domain-containing protein; the protein is MGVAVIGSSMTQFGQRDAWIRELLAEAGEACLADAGVPTDEVDHLYVSNMASGEFEGQGGVMNALAHDLGLLPAYSERVDQTSSSGGAGIYEAWQSVASGASDVTLLVGGEKMTHKTTPEATDIIASITHPAEYKHGVTLPSFAGLTARHYLERFDAPRESLAQVAVKNHRNGVDNPHAQFQKEVDMETVLESPIVADPLRLYDFCPITDGSAALMFCDEDLAAEYADDYAVVSGVGGATDTHVVHERDDPTVMGGVVESGRQAYEMAGVGPDDVDVAELHDMFTILEFLQMEGLDFAEQGEAWQHVQEGRTEKDGELPINTSGGLKSKGHPLGASGVAQGVEIYEQVVGEAGPRQVEADVGLACNVGGFGNCVITTIMEAGQ
- a CDS encoding beta-ketoacyl-ACP reductase, yielding MNESSEGSPPATGSLTGQTCLVTGASRGIGRGIAKDLGAHGAAVVVNYRSSRAEAESVVDAIESAGGTAMAAQADISVKADVEAMRDRIHEAFGEVDVLVNNAGVTVDKPFEEMTREDWDAVIDVNLGGVFNVTKTFYDDVCEADHGRLINISSVVGQQGNYGQANYATTKAGLFGFTRTLALEMASTGSTANCIAPGFVETDMLEEVPKRVQEKILRQVPLDRFARVEDVAPIVRFVASEESSYMTGQVLGVNGGMEW